A genomic segment from Lutibacter sp. A80 encodes:
- a CDS encoding peptidylprolyl isomerase has protein sequence MAILSKIRDRSMFLILIVGLALFAFVLDPSSIQQFFSSSKVNSIGEVNGEDIDREEFASQVEAYRTQSGGRATQMQAVNAVWSGMVSEKIFEDQLEKAGIVIGEKDIWDAMISLQEIQNSPLFKNEANLFDEEKLKEYIANMKDDAESGNSQAWMNWLATEKNIKQNLQRQAYTSLVQAGLGASLQEGERDYLFNNTKMDAQFVYVPYSSIPDSLGYVSKDEIQSYLNDNKNRFKPEATRTLKYVKFDIVPSEEDEAEAKKLVESYIEDREEYSNAAKATVKIPGLKNTTKYDEFLNDNRSDLAIDNGYKYKNQIFAEISDEVFNAEVGTVVGPYKQNGYYKISKLVETIQIPDSVKSSHIIIPFAGTTRSTSLVTREQAKKTADSVYALVRNNKSKFIEIADEINTDGTKGNGGDIGWVRKDQAFSPSFDKDFADFIYKNKAGSIDVIETAFGFHVIRIDEQTSPEKAVRLVTFARLVEASEETENIIFEQAETLNASLTEGKDIEQLATEMNYNVQTGLNLKALAETIPGLGAQRQMVTWAFDAEREIGDSKRFDIDVSGNRGYAVAILSGKVEEDGVAISSDVLANIRPELIDKKKATLIKKKMTGTTLDEIAKNSGVTVRSVSAVNLSSPLISGVGNEPAVVGAMSTIKLDEVSDFVEGEKGVFVFKVTKRDAPVDLENYDTFRKKIVSQLQARGNQIFNVLEETADIEDYRSKFY, from the coding sequence ATGGCAATTTTATCAAAAATTAGAGATCGTTCAATGTTCTTAATCCTTATAGTAGGATTAGCACTTTTTGCATTTGTACTTGATCCAAGCTCAATACAACAATTTTTCAGTTCAAGTAAGGTTAACTCTATAGGAGAAGTTAATGGTGAAGATATTGATAGAGAGGAGTTTGCGAGTCAAGTTGAAGCATATAGAACGCAAAGTGGTGGTAGAGCTACTCAAATGCAAGCAGTAAATGCTGTATGGAGTGGAATGGTTAGTGAAAAAATATTTGAAGACCAACTTGAGAAAGCTGGAATTGTAATTGGTGAAAAAGATATTTGGGATGCAATGATTTCTTTACAAGAAATTCAAAACTCTCCGCTTTTTAAAAATGAAGCAAATCTTTTTGATGAAGAAAAATTAAAAGAATATATAGCTAATATGAAAGATGATGCTGAGTCTGGTAACAGCCAAGCTTGGATGAATTGGTTAGCTACAGAAAAAAATATTAAACAAAACCTACAACGTCAAGCTTATACATCTTTAGTACAAGCAGGTTTAGGAGCTTCTTTACAAGAAGGAGAGAGAGATTATTTGTTTAATAACACAAAAATGGATGCTCAATTTGTATATGTTCCTTATAGCTCAATTCCAGATAGTTTAGGGTATGTTTCAAAAGATGAAATTCAAAGTTATTTAAATGATAACAAAAATAGATTTAAACCTGAAGCTACTAGAACTTTAAAATATGTAAAGTTTGATATTGTACCTTCAGAAGAAGATGAAGCAGAAGCTAAAAAACTTGTTGAAAGCTATATTGAAGATAGAGAAGAGTATAGTAATGCAGCTAAAGCTACTGTAAAAATTCCAGGTTTAAAAAATACTACTAAATACGACGAGTTTTTAAACGATAATAGATCGGATTTAGCAATTGATAATGGTTATAAATATAAAAACCAAATCTTTGCTGAAATTTCAGATGAAGTTTTTAATGCTGAAGTTGGTACAGTTGTTGGTCCATATAAACAAAATGGATACTACAAAATTTCTAAGCTAGTAGAAACTATTCAAATTCCAGATTCTGTAAAATCTAGTCATATAATTATACCTTTTGCAGGAACAACTAGATCTACTTCTTTAGTAACTAGAGAACAAGCTAAAAAAACAGCAGATAGTGTTTATGCCTTAGTGAGAAATAATAAATCTAAATTTATTGAAATTGCTGACGAAATTAATACTGATGGTACTAAAGGTAATGGTGGTGATATTGGTTGGGTAAGAAAAGATCAAGCTTTTTCACCTTCTTTTGATAAAGACTTTGCAGATTTTATTTATAAAAATAAAGCAGGAAGTATTGATGTAATTGAAACTGCTTTCGGATTCCATGTTATTAGAATAGATGAACAAACTTCACCAGAAAAAGCTGTAAGATTAGTAACTTTTGCTCGTTTAGTTGAAGCTTCTGAAGAAACTGAAAATATTATTTTTGAACAAGCTGAAACTTTAAATGCAAGTTTAACTGAAGGGAAAGATATTGAACAATTAGCTACTGAAATGAATTACAATGTGCAAACTGGTCTTAATTTAAAAGCTTTAGCTGAAACAATACCTGGTTTAGGTGCACAAAGACAAATGGTAACTTGGGCATTTGATGCTGAAAGAGAAATAGGTGATTCAAAAAGATTTGATATTGATGTTTCTGGTAATAGAGGGTATGCTGTTGCAATATTAAGTGGAAAAGTTGAAGAAGATGGTGTTGCTATAAGTTCAGACGTATTAGCTAATATTCGTCCAGAATTAATTGATAAGAAAAAAGCAACCTTGATTAAAAAGAAAATGACAGGTACTACTCTTGACGAAATTGCAAAAAATAGCGGAGTGACTGTTAGAAGTGTATCAGCTGTAAACTTATCTAGTCCTTTAATTTCAGGTGTTGGAAATGAGCCTGCAGTTGTAGGAGCAATGTCTACAATTAAATTAGATGAAGTTTCTGATTTTGTTGAAGGCGAAAAAGGAGTTTTTGTTTTTAAAGTTACTAAACGTGATGCTCCAGTAGATTTAGAAAATTATGACACTTTCCGAAAAAAGATTGTATCACAATTACAAGCTAGAGGAAATCAAATATTTAATGTGTTAGAAGAAACTGCCGATATAGAAGATTATAGAAGTAAATTCTATTAA
- a CDS encoding TonB-dependent receptor: MRIKQKQIYLFLTLMVLMGVNQILWSQNTQVTGVITDSEGLPLPGVTILEKGTLNGAASDFEGNYQINLSPNSILVFSYMGFDTKEIKVGNQKVINIVLESSLMGLEEVTVVAYGRQKKVTVTGAISSIDSEELAKSPAANVANSLAGKVTGLATVQYSGQPGADDPSIYLRGVATLTEGESQPLMIVDGVERSFMSLDPEEIGSITILKDASATAVYGVRGANGVIIVTTKRGSEGKAKISASFSRGIQQPTRLLDFADSYTYAQRYNEAQLNDDPNLDPSQLKFSPEAIEAFRTNSNPLMYPNTDWMDYLLKPTASQSKGNLNISGGTDKVKYFVSLGILNQDGLFKTYDSQYDYNFSFQRYNYRSNIDIKITETTKLGVTIGGQAGVTNRPNTKNSFNELFRDIYWSVPYSGPGIVDGKYVLSSQLYIPGTKKDGLAPFYGQGYSNILNNKLNLDIDLEQEIGFIKGLKFRTKFAYNTNYTHTKTRNSSSASYEPVFLRDIDPSADQTSDEIVYRRSGSDGNLTYGESYGTGRNWYLEGGFSYSNKFGGHNVGGLLLYNQQKTYYPSQYTELPSGLVGLVGRVTYDFDNKYLADVSIGYNGSENFAKDKRFGFFPAFSTGWVLTNEEFMQEQSTLDFLKLRFSYGLVGNDRIGSNRFLYLPDSYNSANGNYSFGYNNPSNQQAASEGQIGNSDVTWETAEKQNYGIELKLFESKLGLTFDYFIENRTDILTYRGTVPGYVAYDLPAVNIGEVENKGFEVELKWNHQLTDNFRYWVNSNVSHAKNEIIFMDEIPQSEDYLYRTGKPVGQPFGYVFDKFYNDTDPGNDELPNHQYDLKPGDMVYKDLNADGVIDQNDQKAIGYSVYPQYSFGINAGFNFKNLDFSMSWVGAAKTSRFLGDTYRTAFGATLDRSLLQYMADERWTPETADTATYPRMTLTGSSNNTKNSDFWLRDASYVRLKNLELGYNFKSAFLKNMGINNLRTFINGTNLVTIDKLDIADPESKTANDSQYPLTKVFNLGVKLSFL; the protein is encoded by the coding sequence ATGCGAATAAAACAAAAACAAATTTATTTATTCCTAACCTTAATGGTTTTAATGGGAGTTAATCAGATTTTATGGTCTCAAAACACCCAAGTTACAGGTGTAATAACAGATAGTGAAGGTTTGCCGTTACCGGGTGTTACTATACTTGAAAAAGGAACTCTAAATGGAGCAGCATCAGATTTTGAAGGTAATTATCAAATAAACCTTTCACCAAACAGTATTTTAGTCTTTAGTTATATGGGTTTTGATACTAAAGAAATAAAAGTAGGAAATCAAAAAGTAATCAATATTGTTCTAGAATCTAGTTTAATGGGTTTGGAAGAGGTTACAGTAGTAGCTTATGGTAGACAAAAGAAAGTAACGGTTACTGGAGCAATTAGTTCAATAGATTCAGAAGAATTAGCTAAATCACCAGCTGCAAATGTTGCAAATTCCTTAGCGGGAAAAGTAACTGGTTTAGCAACAGTTCAATATTCTGGACAACCAGGAGCAGATGATCCAAGTATTTATTTACGTGGAGTTGCTACATTAACTGAAGGAGAATCACAACCATTAATGATTGTTGATGGAGTAGAGCGTTCATTTATGTCTCTAGATCCAGAAGAAATAGGAAGTATTACAATTCTTAAAGATGCATCTGCAACTGCAGTTTATGGTGTACGTGGAGCTAATGGGGTTATAATAGTAACTACTAAAAGAGGTTCGGAAGGTAAAGCTAAAATATCGGCAAGTTTTTCTAGAGGGATACAACAGCCAACTAGATTGTTAGATTTTGCAGATAGTTATACGTATGCACAACGTTATAATGAAGCTCAGTTAAATGATGATCCAAATCTAGACCCGAGTCAGCTTAAGTTTTCACCAGAAGCTATTGAGGCATTTAGAACAAATTCAAATCCGTTAATGTATCCAAATACAGATTGGATGGATTACCTTTTAAAACCTACAGCAAGTCAATCTAAAGGAAATTTAAATATTTCTGGAGGTACAGATAAAGTAAAATATTTTGTGTCTTTAGGGATCTTAAATCAAGATGGTTTATTTAAAACATATGACTCTCAATACGATTATAACTTTTCTTTTCAAAGGTATAATTACCGTTCTAATATAGATATTAAAATTACAGAAACAACTAAGTTAGGCGTTACTATTGGAGGTCAAGCAGGTGTTACAAATAGACCAAATACGAAAAATAGTTTTAACGAACTTTTTAGAGATATTTATTGGTCTGTTCCATATTCAGGACCAGGTATTGTTGATGGAAAATATGTATTATCAAGTCAACTCTATATTCCGGGAACTAAAAAAGATGGTTTAGCTCCTTTTTATGGTCAAGGGTATTCAAATATTTTAAATAATAAACTAAATCTAGATATTGACTTAGAACAAGAAATTGGTTTTATAAAAGGATTAAAATTTAGAACAAAGTTTGCTTATAATACGAACTATACACATACAAAAACTAGAAATTCATCATCAGCTAGCTATGAACCTGTGTTTTTAAGAGATATAGATCCTTCTGCCGATCAAACTAGTGATGAAATTGTATATAGAAGAAGTGGTTCTGATGGTAATTTAACTTACGGAGAATCTTACGGAACAGGAAGAAACTGGTATTTAGAAGGAGGTTTTAGTTATAGTAATAAATTTGGAGGCCATAATGTTGGTGGGTTGTTACTTTACAATCAACAAAAAACTTATTATCCTTCACAATATACAGAATTACCTAGTGGATTAGTTGGTTTAGTAGGGCGTGTTACGTATGATTTTGATAATAAATATTTAGCAGATGTAAGTATAGGTTATAACGGATCAGAGAACTTTGCTAAGGATAAGCGATTTGGGTTTTTCCCAGCTTTTTCAACTGGTTGGGTGCTTACCAATGAGGAGTTTATGCAAGAACAATCTACACTTGACTTTTTAAAATTACGTTTTTCTTACGGATTGGTAGGGAATGATAGAATTGGAAGTAACCGTTTTTTATATCTACCAGATAGTTATAATTCAGCAAACGGAAATTATAGTTTTGGCTATAACAACCCATCCAATCAACAAGCTGCTAGTGAAGGACAAATTGGAAATTCAGATGTAACTTGGGAAACTGCAGAAAAGCAAAATTATGGTATTGAATTAAAACTTTTTGAATCTAAATTAGGCTTAACCTTTGATTATTTTATTGAGAATCGTACAGATATTTTAACATATAGAGGAACAGTTCCTGGATATGTAGCTTACGATCTTCCAGCTGTAAATATTGGAGAAGTAGAAAATAAAGGTTTTGAAGTAGAACTTAAATGGAATCATCAATTAACCGATAATTTTAGGTATTGGGTTAATTCAAACGTATCTCATGCTAAAAATGAAATTATTTTTATGGATGAAATACCGCAATCTGAAGATTATTTATACAGAACAGGAAAACCTGTAGGACAGCCATTTGGGTATGTTTTTGATAAATTTTATAATGATACCGATCCAGGAAATGATGAATTACCAAATCATCAATACGATTTAAAACCGGGAGATATGGTGTATAAAGATTTAAATGCAGATGGTGTTATTGATCAAAATGACCAAAAGGCAATCGGTTATTCTGTATATCCACAATATAGTTTTGGTATAAATGCAGGATTTAATTTTAAAAACTTAGATTTTTCTATGTCTTGGGTTGGTGCCGCTAAAACTTCAAGGTTTTTAGGTGATACCTATAGAACTGCTTTTGGAGCTACTTTAGACCGTTCTTTATTGCAGTATATGGCCGATGAACGTTGGACTCCAGAAACTGCAGATACAGCAACTTACCCTAGAATGACATTAACAGGAAGTTCTAACAATACTAAAAATTCAGATTTTTGGTTACGAGATGCTTCTTATGTACGTTTAAAAAATCTTGAACTTGGATATAATTTTAAATCAGCTTTCTTAAAAAATATGGGGATTAATAATTTAAGAACCTTTATTAACGGAACCAATCTTGTTACTATAGATAAATTAGATATTGCAGATCCAGAATCTAAAACAGCAAATGATTCACAATATCCATTAACTAAAGTATTTAATTTAGGAGTAAAATTAAGTTTCTTATAG
- a CDS encoding RagB/SusD family nutrient uptake outer membrane protein: MKLKNIIYIVAILGLILNSCEKVQFGNEFLEKEPSVDVTKDTIFNSLELSERYLWGGYATLPYGLNVNWSAKGNKLGMDLLESLSDLGHSYLGWGGPNKLYYNGQYTAATENSANNSKYNYTKEESWEGIRIGWNFVENADKIPDASQDYINQLKAEAKMIIAIHYVDMYRNFGGLPWVDHAYTPTENTDLPRLTAKETMDNIVALLDEAIPALPWTIEDASNWDGRFTKASAMGLKARLLLFGASPLFNNAVPYLAGEASDSKLTWFGGYDANLWTEAAQAAKELLDAVENQGGYNLINTGDPRQDFQDAYYQRNNHEILISTRVRYKSGGYWSGNYYFYQSSGGYGSGLPTKNYVDMFPMADGTAIDASDSGWDPNNPWENRDPRLYETVLVNGDSYQGREAELWVGGRERKNLNASGFKTGFGLRKFLLERNNATSLNSVVQWPYLRLSEIYLSYAEALNEANSGPTVEAYAAINKVRNRVGLNNLTTGLSQEQFRKAVLNERALELGYEEVRWYDLIRWKDEDSFTKTLYGVNTNKASDGSYTYETFELPERYWKNNFSPKWYLSAFPPDEINKGYGLVQNPGW, encoded by the coding sequence ATGAAACTAAAAAATATAATATACATCGTTGCTATACTAGGACTCATTTTAAACAGCTGTGAAAAAGTTCAGTTTGGAAATGAATTTCTAGAAAAAGAACCTAGTGTAGATGTTACAAAAGATACCATTTTTAATTCATTAGAGTTGTCTGAGCGTTATTTATGGGGTGGATATGCTACATTACCTTATGGGTTAAATGTAAATTGGTCTGCAAAAGGAAATAAATTAGGGATGGATCTTTTAGAGTCCTTATCAGATCTTGGCCATAGTTACCTCGGTTGGGGTGGTCCTAATAAATTATACTATAATGGTCAGTATACAGCCGCTACAGAAAATTCAGCTAATAACTCAAAATATAATTATACAAAAGAAGAAAGTTGGGAAGGTATTAGAATTGGTTGGAATTTTGTTGAAAACGCAGATAAAATCCCAGATGCTTCACAAGATTATATTAATCAACTAAAAGCTGAAGCAAAAATGATTATTGCTATTCATTATGTAGATATGTATAGAAATTTTGGAGGTTTACCTTGGGTAGATCACGCATATACTCCTACAGAGAATACAGATTTACCTAGGTTAACAGCAAAAGAAACTATGGATAATATAGTGGCACTTTTAGATGAGGCAATTCCTGCACTTCCTTGGACAATTGAAGATGCATCTAACTGGGATGGAAGATTTACAAAAGCTTCAGCTATGGGACTTAAAGCAAGACTTTTATTGTTTGGCGCAAGTCCGTTATTTAACAATGCGGTACCTTATCTTGCTGGTGAAGCTTCAGACAGTAAATTAACCTGGTTTGGAGGTTACGATGCTAATTTGTGGACAGAAGCTGCACAAGCAGCAAAAGAACTTTTAGATGCTGTTGAAAATCAAGGCGGTTATAACCTAATAAACACAGGAGATCCAAGACAAGATTTTCAAGATGCTTATTATCAACGTAATAATCATGAAATATTAATTAGTACAAGAGTTCGCTATAAATCTGGAGGGTATTGGTCTGGAAATTATTATTTCTATCAAAGTTCTGGAGGCTATGGTTCTGGATTACCAACTAAAAATTATGTAGATATGTTCCCTATGGCAGATGGAACTGCAATTGATGCTTCAGATTCAGGTTGGGATCCTAACAATCCGTGGGAAAATCGTGATCCTAGATTATACGAAACAGTTTTGGTAAACGGAGACTCTTATCAAGGACGTGAGGCAGAATTATGGGTTGGTGGTAGAGAACGTAAAAATTTAAACGCTTCAGGTTTTAAAACTGGTTTTGGTTTAAGAAAATTTTTATTAGAAAGAAACAATGCAACGTCTTTAAATTCAGTTGTGCAATGGCCTTATTTACGTTTAAGTGAAATTTATTTAAGTTATGCCGAAGCCTTAAACGAAGCAAATTCAGGACCTACTGTTGAGGCATATGCAGCAATAAATAAAGTACGTAATAGAGTTGGGTTAAATAACCTTACTACAGGTTTATCTCAAGAACAATTTAGAAAAGCTGTTTTAAACGAAAGAGCTTTGGAATTAGGTTACGAAGAAGTGCGTTGGTACGATCTTATTCGTTGGAAAGATGAAGATAGTTTTACTAAAACTTTATATGGTGTTAACACCAATAAGGCAAGTGATGGTTCTTATACATATGAAACATTTGAGTTGCCAGAGCGCTATTGGAAAAACAACTTTTCACCAAAATGGTATTTAAGTGCTTTTCCACCAGATGAGATTAATAAAGGTTATGGATTGGTACAAAATCCAGGATGGTAA
- a CDS encoding SusC/RagA family TonB-linked outer membrane protein: MKKYKIGKLSYGTWKDNYLSSFTFIYFQNLLQKTNKKIVKISCMLALLLSSQLILAQSDAIKITVINDDGKPFSGVNIESLTNSDVSVVTDDFGTGILNMESQGLIKLTFSDMQKVINIKSKTITIQLGKTDKNLNLGYGISKPVDEITSSIDIVYSDRLEKSSLNNPLESLYGELSGLMVLQNAGTPWERSPSMYLRGLGTLNDNAILVLVDGFERDMASLALSDIESVSVLKDGADLARYGQRGANGVILVTTKRGAYNSFKINVSYDKGINFAAREPDFLDSYNYARAVNQASILDGNEAVYSDLDLYGFQTGENLTLLPNVNWFDETLRDFGSTTNVSASFSGGGEKLKYFTSLNYQNERGLFDNTTFDDRYDSQLKYDRFNFRTNLDIDLTNTTKFIVNVAGHIDGRTEPGAGVSTIMNAIYSVPSSAFPVRTPNGEWGGTAYYDNNPVALVSSTGVLQPNGRQIMIDGKITQDLSGWLKGLSAEAALAYDNEVNYSESKSRDFLYESLSFTRNPLTGAINDTIATIFGSETDLNYSKGFKNQLRQASLYGKLNYDTSWENSNLNTSLMYQQEKRVKNGQYNTYLRQNVIASASYGYKNKYFVDAVLSYSGSSVLPDGDRFGLFPAISAGWVLNREDFLKDNKSVDYLKVRASWGMSGNNIMDPNLYEQAFGSGGGYYFNNNNSNLGGISEWRLATDNLTYENSIKSNLGVDMELFGSLSITLDAFYDLRENILVATSGTIPSLIGVNTEIANEGEVKNKGIETSLLWKSNAGAFNYYVGGNFTFAKNEIVNKNEEFQPYDYLKETGNPIGQQFGLETLGFFENQADIDASPQQLFSNVRPGDIKYKDQNADGVIDDLDIVPIGYANVYPEIYYGINLGGEYKRFGIDLQFQGIANQTVYLNTKSVHIPLRGNTNITNFSANSWTPETAATATLPRLSLLESENNYRKNDIWLISGDYLKLRRFEVYYKLPEQLISKLNISKAKLYGRGMNVFSIDNTGDVDPESLGVSYPSLASYHVGIKLEF; encoded by the coding sequence ATGAAAAAATATAAAATAGGAAAACTAAGTTATGGAACTTGGAAGGATAACTATTTAAGTAGTTTCACCTTTATTTATTTCCAAAATTTATTGCAGAAAACAAATAAAAAGATTGTGAAAATTAGCTGCATGCTAGCATTATTGTTATCGTCTCAACTAATTTTAGCACAATCGGATGCTATAAAAATTACTGTTATTAACGATGATGGAAAACCTTTTTCAGGCGTTAATATAGAATCACTTACAAATTCAGATGTATCTGTTGTAACAGACGATTTTGGAACAGGAATTTTAAATATGGAATCTCAAGGTTTAATTAAATTAACTTTTAGCGATATGCAAAAGGTAATTAATATTAAATCTAAAACAATTACTATTCAGTTAGGGAAAACAGATAAAAACTTAAATCTTGGATACGGAATTTCAAAACCAGTAGACGAAATTACTTCATCTATAGATATTGTATATTCCGATAGGTTAGAAAAAAGTTCATTAAATAATCCTTTAGAAAGTCTTTATGGAGAACTTTCTGGATTGATGGTGCTTCAAAATGCAGGAACACCTTGGGAACGAAGTCCTAGTATGTATTTAAGAGGTTTAGGAACCCTTAATGATAATGCTATTCTTGTATTAGTAGATGGTTTTGAAAGAGATATGGCTTCATTAGCTTTGTCGGATATTGAAAGTGTTTCTGTTTTAAAAGATGGAGCAGACCTAGCAAGATACGGACAAAGAGGAGCTAATGGGGTAATTTTGGTTACAACAAAAAGAGGAGCATATAATTCTTTTAAAATAAATGTTTCTTACGATAAAGGGATCAACTTTGCAGCTCGTGAACCTGATTTTTTAGATTCTTATAATTATGCAAGAGCAGTAAATCAAGCAAGTATTTTAGATGGTAATGAGGCTGTATATTCCGATTTGGATTTATATGGGTTTCAAACTGGTGAAAATTTAACCTTGCTTCCAAATGTAAACTGGTTCGATGAAACTTTAAGAGATTTTGGAAGTACAACTAATGTAAGTGCTAGTTTTTCTGGAGGTGGAGAAAAATTAAAATATTTCACATCTTTAAATTACCAAAATGAAAGAGGTTTATTTGATAATACAACCTTTGATGATCGTTATGATAGTCAGTTAAAATATGACCGTTTTAATTTTAGAACAAATTTGGATATTGATTTAACAAATACTACAAAGTTTATTGTTAATGTAGCTGGACATATAGATGGTAGAACAGAGCCTGGAGCAGGTGTTAGTACTATTATGAATGCAATTTATAGTGTGCCTTCTTCGGCATTTCCAGTTAGAACACCAAATGGAGAATGGGGAGGAACAGCGTATTATGATAACAATCCTGTTGCTTTAGTTTCTTCAACAGGTGTACTGCAACCTAATGGTAGGCAAATAATGATTGATGGTAAAATTACTCAAGATTTAAGTGGGTGGTTAAAAGGTTTATCGGCTGAAGCTGCTTTGGCTTATGATAATGAAGTTAATTATTCGGAGAGTAAAAGTAGAGATTTTTTATATGAGAGTTTATCATTTACTCGTAATCCTTTAACAGGTGCTATAAACGATACAATAGCAACTATTTTTGGTAGTGAAACCGATTTAAATTATTCAAAAGGGTTTAAAAATCAACTTCGTCAAGCTTCTCTATACGGTAAATTAAATTACGACACTTCTTGGGAAAACAGTAACTTAAATACATCGTTAATGTATCAACAAGAAAAACGTGTTAAAAATGGTCAATACAACACATATCTTCGTCAAAATGTTATAGCATCAGCAAGTTATGGTTATAAAAATAAATATTTTGTAGATGCTGTGCTATCTTACAGTGGAAGCAGTGTTTTACCTGATGGAGATCGTTTTGGATTGTTTCCAGCAATTTCTGCAGGTTGGGTATTAAACCGTGAAGATTTCTTAAAAGATAATAAGTCCGTAGATTATTTAAAAGTACGCGCATCTTGGGGAATGAGTGGTAACAATATTATGGATCCAAACCTTTACGAACAAGCTTTTGGTAGTGGAGGAGGTTATTATTTTAATAATAACAATAGTAATCTTGGAGGTATTAGCGAATGGCGTTTAGCAACTGATAATCTTACCTACGAAAATTCTATTAAGAGTAATTTAGGTGTTGATATGGAGTTGTTTGGGAGTCTTTCTATAACTCTTGATGCTTTTTATGATTTACGTGAAAACATTTTAGTAGCTACATCTGGAACAATTCCTTCGTTAATTGGTGTAAACACTGAAATAGCAAATGAAGGGGAAGTTAAAAATAAAGGAATTGAAACTTCACTTTTATGGAAAAGTAATGCGGGTGCATTTAATTATTATGTAGGTGGTAATTTTACATTTGCAAAAAATGAAATTGTAAATAAAAATGAAGAATTTCAACCATACGATTATCTAAAAGAGACAGGAAATCCTATAGGGCAACAATTTGGATTAGAAACATTAGGTTTTTTCGAAAATCAAGCAGATATAGATGCAAGTCCTCAACAACTATTTTCAAATGTACGTCCAGGAGATATTAAATACAAAGATCAAAATGCCGATGGTGTTATAGATGATTTAGATATAGTTCCTATAGGATATGCTAATGTTTATCCAGAAATTTATTACGGTATTAATTTAGGGGGAGAATATAAAAGATTTGGTATTGATCTACAATTTCAAGGAATTGCAAATCAAACAGTTTATTTAAACACTAAAAGTGTACATATCCCTTTACGTGGTAATACTAATATTACTAATTTTTCTGCAAATAGTTGGACTCCAGAAACTGCAGCAACAGCTACATTACCAAGGTTATCTTTATTAGAAAGCGAAAATAATTATAGAAAAAACGATATCTGGTTAATTAGTGGAGACTACTTAAAATTAAGACGTTTTGAAGTGTATTATAAACTTCCAGAACAATTAATTAGTAAATTAAATATATCAAAAGCCAAATTATATGGACGTGGAATGAATGTGTTTAGCATTGATAATACTGGAGATGTTGACCCTGAATCTTTAGGGGTTAGTTATCCATCACTAGCATCGTACCACGTTGGAATTAAATTAGAATTTTAA